A single window of Flavobacterium sp. 140616W15 DNA harbors:
- a CDS encoding YgcG family protein has product MKKTFFIITITLFSLNIFFAQTNKTVIPNSEAQNIFSKTYNYVNDFEKILAPNQIEALKNTLKSYETSSGHKIIVVTTSSIQPYTSIPEYSIGLNTYLANQLKLNTAVLVILSKELRQIQIQDSEQISNKLNYDEIKSIISSTAIPEFKKGDYHKGLEETVNQIIKKLK; this is encoded by the coding sequence ATGAAAAAGACATTCTTCATTATTACAATTACCTTATTTTCATTAAATATTTTTTTTGCACAAACAAATAAAACAGTCATCCCAAATTCGGAAGCACAAAATATTTTTTCTAAGACATACAATTACGTAAATGATTTCGAAAAAATATTAGCGCCAAATCAAATAGAAGCTTTAAAAAATACTCTAAAATCATACGAAACAAGTTCGGGACATAAAATTATAGTTGTAACAACTTCTTCTATCCAACCTTATACCTCTATCCCCGAATATTCAATAGGCCTAAATACCTATCTGGCCAATCAATTAAAACTAAATACTGCCGTTTTAGTTATCCTAAGTAAAGAATTAAGACAAATTCAGATTCAGGACAGCGAGCAAATAAGTAATAAGCTTAACTACGATGAAATTAAGAGTATCATTTCTAGTACTGCAATACCCGAATTCAAAAAAGGAGATTACCATAAAGGCTTAGAAGAAACTGTAAATCAGATAATAAAAAAGTTGAAATAA
- a CDS encoding metallophosphoesterase, whose amino-acid sequence MKKILLLSDTHSHIDDTILKYVAQADEVWHAGDIGDLLVTDAIKELKPLRCVYGNIDDAKARLEFPLNNRFMCEGVSVWITHIGGYPGKYSPAIKEEMASNPPKLFICGHSHILKVMFDKKNNLLHMNPGAAGKSGFHQVRTMLRFVIEGDKIKDLEIIEIEKRN is encoded by the coding sequence TTGAAAAAAATCCTTTTACTTTCCGATACTCATAGTCATATTGACGATACTATTTTAAAATATGTGGCACAAGCTGATGAAGTGTGGCATGCAGGTGATATTGGTGATTTGTTGGTTACTGATGCTATAAAAGAACTAAAACCACTACGTTGTGTTTATGGCAATATAGATGATGCTAAGGCGCGTTTAGAATTCCCTTTGAATAACCGATTTATGTGTGAAGGAGTTTCGGTTTGGATTACACACATTGGCGGGTATCCAGGGAAATATAGCCCAGCAATTAAGGAAGAAATGGCATCCAATCCGCCTAAATTATTTATATGTGGACATTCACACATTCTTAAAGTTATGTTCGATAAAAAGAACAATTTACTACATATGAATCCTGGTGCCGCAGGAAAAAGTGGCTTTCATCAAGTGCGCACGATGCTTCGTTTTGTAATTGAAGGTGATAAAATAAAGGATTTGGAAATTATCGAAATCGAAAAGCGTAATTAA
- the lpdA gene encoding dihydrolipoyl dehydrogenase: MKYDVIVLGSGPGGYVTAIRASQLGFKVAVVEKENLGGVCLNWGCIPTKALLKSAQVFDYLKHASDYGLTVSEFDKDFPAVVQRSRGVAEGMSKGVQFLMKKNKIDVIDGFGKLKPGKKLDVTDKDNKVTEYSADHIIIATGARSRELPNLPQDGVKVIGYRQAMTLPTQPKSMIIVGSGAIGVEFAHFYNSMGTQVTIVEFMPNVVPVEDEDISKQFERSLKKAGIKIMTNSSVERIDTTGAGVKAFVKTAKGEEVLEADIVLSAVGIKTNIENIGLEEVGIAVDRDKILVNAYNQTNIPGYYAIGDVTPGQALAHVASAEGINCVEKIAGLHVDPIDYGNVPGCTYATPEIASVGLTEKQAKEKGYELKIGKFPFSASGKAKAAGTPDGFVKVIFDAKYGEWLGCHMIGAGVTDMIAEAVVARKLETTGHEILKSIHPHPTMSEAVMEAVADAYGEVIHL, encoded by the coding sequence ATGAAATACGACGTTATTGTTTTAGGAAGTGGTCCAGGCGGATATGTAACTGCCATTAGAGCATCACAATTAGGCTTTAAAGTAGCTGTAGTTGAAAAAGAAAACTTAGGTGGTGTATGCTTAAACTGGGGTTGTATACCAACAAAAGCATTGCTAAAATCAGCACAGGTTTTTGATTATCTAAAACACGCTTCCGATTACGGATTGACTGTTTCTGAATTCGATAAAGATTTCCCAGCGGTTGTACAACGTAGTCGTGGTGTTGCTGAAGGAATGAGCAAAGGTGTTCAATTCTTGATGAAGAAAAATAAAATCGACGTTATCGATGGTTTTGGAAAATTAAAACCAGGAAAAAAACTTGACGTTACAGATAAAGATAATAAAGTTACAGAATATAGTGCTGACCATATCATTATTGCAACTGGAGCTCGTTCTCGTGAGTTACCAAACTTACCTCAAGATGGAGTAAAAGTAATAGGATACCGTCAGGCAATGACATTACCAACACAACCAAAATCAATGATCATCGTTGGTTCAGGAGCTATTGGAGTTGAATTTGCACACTTTTACAACTCAATGGGAACACAAGTTACTATTGTAGAATTCATGCCAAACGTAGTTCCTGTTGAAGACGAAGATATCTCAAAACAATTTGAGCGTTCATTGAAAAAAGCAGGTATAAAAATCATGACTAACTCTTCTGTAGAGCGTATTGATACAACTGGTGCTGGTGTAAAAGCATTTGTTAAAACTGCAAAAGGTGAAGAAGTTCTTGAGGCTGATATCGTACTTTCGGCTGTTGGAATCAAAACTAACATCGAAAATATCGGTCTTGAAGAAGTAGGAATTGCTGTAGACAGAGATAAAATCTTAGTAAACGCTTACAACCAAACAAATATCCCTGGATATTATGCTATTGGTGATGTTACTCCAGGTCAAGCATTAGCTCACGTAGCTTCTGCTGAAGGAATTAACTGTGTAGAAAAAATTGCTGGTTTACACGTAGATCCAATTGATTACGGAAACGTACCTGGATGTACGTATGCAACTCCAGAAATTGCTTCTGTAGGTTTAACAGAAAAACAAGCTAAAGAAAAAGGATACGAATTAAAAATTGGTAAATTCCCATTCTCTGCATCAGGAAAAGCAAAAGCTGCTGGAACTCCAGATGGTTTTGTAAAAGTAATCTTCGATGCTAAATATGGCGAATGGTTAGGATGTCACATGATTGGTGCTGGTGTTACTGATATGATTGCTGAAGCAGTTGTAGCACGTAAACTAGAAACTACAGGACATGAAATCCTAAAATCTATCCACCCTCACCCAACAATGAGCGAAGCTGTTATGGAAGCTGTTGCAGATGCATATGGCGAAGTAATTCACTTATAA
- a CDS encoding ATP-binding protein translates to MSNKFYSQTKPISKKEILKLSDDAVKLMREGHHEKSLTLSRITLNYALTAKDANLIAKSYNTIAANFDELTEPDKALFYYNKGLIYAEKTTNGELKNWLYNNLGNIYCFNKKEYEKGISYYKKSLYYSTKIKDSVQIAFTKLNIAWAYFDIGGYNDGYPYLNYINKYHSRHGDQSTLVVLNMLNGMYYNHANKNQKADLFFKKAIEYGHQGNEKSDLSFTYLEYSKFLSKIGNDKDAYKNLALYHVLNEELNNEDKLRKVDVAGLNLEVDEYKRDIDKIGNQYKSNQQSLLLEQSRNKKVVSIMISLFVISIILFYFFYQNTKLKQKNRLKDIQGKIQQNIINASIDGQESERKKIALFLHDNISALLSSAGMHLNVFSTQNEPVSEEILKTKFILEEAHDKVRDLSHELLPTLLVRFGLFYALEDLCEKNSNSTIMFEYQCTIPSKTRYHEKFEMRIYFIISELLNNIIKHSEANIASISLVENNSNLIINVNDNGKGYKTNKFHIIEGFGLNQIRARIKNLKGEITVKSIIDMGTSIKIEVPIMRQP, encoded by the coding sequence TTGAGTAATAAATTTTACTCTCAAACTAAACCTATTTCCAAAAAAGAGATACTCAAACTTTCTGACGATGCGGTAAAATTGATGCGTGAAGGTCATCATGAAAAATCACTAACACTGTCCAGAATCACATTAAACTATGCGCTAACCGCCAAAGACGCAAATCTTATTGCAAAATCGTACAACACAATAGCTGCTAATTTTGACGAGCTAACCGAACCCGACAAAGCCTTATTTTATTATAACAAAGGTTTAATCTATGCAGAAAAAACTACTAACGGAGAACTTAAAAACTGGCTCTATAATAACTTAGGTAACATTTACTGTTTTAACAAGAAAGAGTACGAAAAAGGAATTTCATATTACAAAAAATCACTTTACTATAGCACTAAGATAAAAGACTCGGTACAAATTGCATTTACAAAATTAAATATCGCTTGGGCATATTTTGATATTGGTGGCTATAACGATGGCTACCCCTATTTAAACTATATAAACAAATACCACTCAAGGCATGGTGATCAATCTACTCTTGTCGTTTTAAATATGCTTAATGGTATGTATTACAATCATGCTAATAAAAATCAAAAAGCTGATTTATTTTTCAAAAAAGCAATAGAATACGGCCATCAGGGAAATGAAAAATCAGATTTATCCTTTACATATCTAGAATACTCCAAGTTTTTATCAAAAATTGGAAACGATAAAGATGCATATAAAAACCTCGCCTTGTACCATGTCCTAAATGAAGAATTAAACAATGAAGACAAATTACGAAAGGTAGATGTTGCAGGACTTAATCTAGAAGTTGACGAATACAAAAGAGATATTGATAAAATTGGAAATCAATACAAATCCAATCAGCAATCATTGTTATTAGAACAATCAAGAAACAAAAAAGTAGTCAGTATTATGATTTCACTATTTGTTATTAGTATCATCTTATTTTATTTCTTCTACCAAAATACCAAACTAAAACAAAAAAACAGATTAAAAGACATACAAGGTAAAATACAGCAAAACATAATAAACGCCAGTATTGATGGACAAGAAAGCGAACGTAAAAAGATTGCTTTGTTCTTGCATGATAATATTAGTGCATTATTATCCTCCGCAGGAATGCATTTAAACGTTTTTTCAACTCAAAACGAACCTGTCTCTGAAGAAATCCTAAAAACAAAGTTTATTCTCGAAGAAGCTCATGACAAAGTCCGTGATTTATCTCATGAGCTTTTACCTACCTTATTGGTCCGATTTGGATTGTTTTATGCGTTGGAAGATTTATGCGAAAAAAACTCCAACTCGACAATAATGTTCGAATATCAATGTACAATTCCTTCCAAAACTCGCTATCATGAAAAATTTGAAATGAGAATCTATTTTATTATTTCAGAACTTTTAAATAACATTATTAAGCATAGTGAAGCTAACATTGCTAGTATTTCATTGGTAGAGAACAACTCCAATTTGATTATTAACGTAAATGATAATGGTAAAGGTTACAAAACCAATAAGTTTCATATCATCGAAGGTTTTGGCTTAAATCAGATTAGAGCAAGAATAAAAAACCTAAAAGGGGAAATTACTGTTAAATCAATAATTGATATGGGTACCTCTATTAAAATTGAAGTTCCTATAATGCGTCAGCCGTAA
- the truA gene encoding tRNA pseudouridine(38-40) synthase TruA: MRYFIQFAYNGTHYHGWQYQPNASSVQETLNKAFSILLNTPINLMGAGRTDTGVHAKEMYAHFDYDSPIEVPNLIHKLNSYLPKDIAIYDIILVENEAHCRFDATKRTYEYHINIVKDPFLEELSWYFHQYLDVSLMNEAAKILLNHTDFQCFSKVNTDVNTFDCSIFEAYWKTENNKLIFTISANRFLRNMVRAIVGTLINIGLHKITLVDFENIIASKSRDKAGFSVPAHGLYLTKVEYDYIS, from the coding sequence TTGAGATATTTTATACAATTTGCATACAACGGCACACATTATCACGGTTGGCAATACCAACCTAATGCATCCTCTGTTCAAGAAACCCTTAACAAAGCATTTTCGATTTTATTAAATACACCTATTAATTTAATGGGTGCTGGACGTACTGATACTGGTGTTCATGCTAAAGAAATGTATGCCCATTTTGATTACGATTCTCCTATTGAAGTACCAAATTTAATACACAAACTCAACTCCTATTTACCAAAAGACATTGCTATTTATGATATTATTTTGGTTGAGAACGAAGCACATTGTCGTTTTGATGCAACTAAACGCACCTATGAATATCATATCAATATTGTAAAAGACCCATTTCTTGAAGAGCTAAGTTGGTATTTTCATCAATATTTAGATGTATCCCTAATGAACGAAGCTGCTAAAATTTTGTTAAATCACACCGATTTCCAATGCTTTTCAAAGGTCAATACAGATGTAAATACATTTGATTGTAGTATTTTTGAAGCGTATTGGAAAACTGAAAATAATAAGCTGATTTTTACAATCTCGGCTAATCGTTTTTTACGTAATATGGTACGTGCCATTGTAGGTACGTTAATAAATATAGGTTTGCACAAAATTACACTGGTCGATTTTGAAAATATTATCGCCAGTAAAAGCCGAGACAAAGCAGGTTTTTCGGTTCCGGCTCACGGATTGTACTTAACTAAGGTTGAGTACGATTATATTTCCTAA
- a CDS encoding ABC transporter ATP-binding protein, producing the protein MKAKAFDTGLFKRILTYTKPYKWRYNGVIIFAVSLSIFAALRPYLLKETVDGYIKTQDQLGLLFYITLMGIVLLLEVFSQFYFVYWANWLGQDIVKDIRTKLFKHILSFRMKYFDLVPVGQLVTRSVSDIESIARIFSQGLFMIISDLMKMLVVLIFMFYMNWKLTWIVVIAMPILVYITRIFQRKMQVAFEEVRAQIANMNSFVQERVTGMKIVQLFNRENTEYESFKEINGKHKKAWIKTILYNSIFFPIADIISSLTLGCIVVFGGFKILNGDNFTTFGDLFSYTMFIGMLFNPLRQIADKFNEMQLGMIAANRVFDIIDTQDHIQDTGTIEAPIFNGTIEFKEVRFGYIPEEEVIKGIDLSVEAGQTVAIVGSTGAGKSTIINLLNRFYEINSGTICIDGHNIENYTLASLRKQIAVVLQDVFLFADTIYNNITLNNPEITKAQVLEAAKVIGVHDFIMSLPDNYDFDVKERGVMLSSGQRQLIAFLRSYVSNPSILILDEATSSIDTYSEEMIQRATETITKGRTSIVIAHRLATIVNADKIVVMDKGLIVEQGTHQELINRANGYYKNLYDSQFVVAN; encoded by the coding sequence ATGAAAGCAAAAGCATTTGATACCGGTTTATTCAAACGAATTCTTACTTATACAAAGCCTTATAAATGGCGTTACAATGGAGTGATTATCTTCGCTGTTTCGCTTTCTATTTTTGCTGCCCTTCGCCCCTATTTACTTAAAGAAACTGTAGATGGGTATATAAAAACACAAGATCAATTAGGATTACTTTTTTATATAACTTTAATGGGAATTGTACTTTTACTAGAAGTGTTCTCACAGTTTTATTTCGTATACTGGGCAAACTGGCTCGGGCAGGATATTGTAAAAGATATTCGTACGAAGTTATTCAAGCATATCTTAAGCTTCAGGATGAAATACTTCGACCTAGTTCCCGTAGGACAATTGGTTACTCGTTCTGTTTCAGATATTGAGTCGATTGCCCGAATTTTCAGCCAAGGTTTATTCATGATTATTAGTGACTTGATGAAAATGCTTGTAGTCTTGATTTTTATGTTCTACATGAATTGGAAACTGACGTGGATTGTTGTTATTGCAATGCCTATTCTTGTTTATATTACTCGAATTTTTCAGCGCAAAATGCAAGTCGCTTTTGAGGAAGTTCGTGCCCAAATTGCAAACATGAACTCCTTTGTACAAGAGCGTGTTACGGGTATGAAAATTGTTCAGCTTTTTAATCGTGAAAATACCGAATATGAAAGTTTCAAAGAAATAAACGGAAAACATAAAAAAGCATGGATAAAAACCATTTTATACAACTCTATCTTCTTCCCTATTGCCGACATTATTTCTTCGCTTACATTAGGTTGTATTGTTGTTTTTGGAGGTTTTAAAATTCTTAACGGCGATAATTTTACCACATTTGGAGATTTATTCTCTTACACCATGTTTATCGGAATGCTGTTTAACCCATTACGACAGATTGCAGATAAATTTAATGAGATGCAATTAGGAATGATAGCTGCCAATCGTGTTTTTGATATTATTGACACTCAGGATCATATTCAGGATACAGGAACTATCGAAGCACCTATTTTTAATGGAACTATCGAATTTAAAGAGGTTCGTTTTGGTTATATCCCAGAAGAAGAAGTTATTAAAGGAATTGATTTATCAGTCGAGGCTGGTCAAACAGTAGCAATTGTAGGCTCAACAGGAGCAGGTAAATCCACTATAATAAACTTATTGAATCGTTTTTATGAAATAAATAGCGGTACTATTTGTATCGACGGACATAATATTGAGAATTACACTTTGGCTTCGTTACGCAAACAAATTGCTGTAGTTCTACAAGATGTATTTTTATTTGCCGATACAATTTACAATAATATTACGCTTAATAATCCCGAAATAACAAAAGCTCAGGTTCTGGAAGCTGCTAAAGTAATTGGTGTTCATGATTTTATTATGAGTTTGCCTGATAATTATGATTTTGATGTGAAAGAACGTGGAGTTATGCTGTCTTCAGGTCAACGTCAGCTTATTGCATTCTTGCGCTCCTATGTAAGTAATCCTAGTATTTTAATTTTGGATGAAGCAACTTCATCTATAGATACCTACTCAGAAGAAATGATTCAGCGTGCTACCGAAACTATTACCAAAGGCAGAACTTCGATTGTTATTGCACATCGACTGGCAACAATTGTTAATGCAGACAAAATTGTGGTTATGGATAAAGGTCTTATTGTAGAACAAGGAACACATCAGGAATTGATTAATCGTGCCAATGGGTATTATAAAAATTTATACGACTCACAATTTGTGGTTGCAAATTAA
- a CDS encoding rhomboid family intramembrane serine protease: MIVDFVIPLIFPAIPIIFYLRQRLKILNLKAKNGKTYTDFYIFILWLSFSVPTIIAQNYLKTATGKLTQVENVSAISKQEQTKYYKINRLFIDKSKASSHTLFKLSGKNDTNFNMYLYVVVPVFDKKQEASKASSCKYWLGVRYHNQVSNSLSQSRKESEYQTFANFSETEFNKTDLNDFVYLERVGNSESGDGYKEALKNSTKLNTTDSTIFIASKEPFENRNGNSFLWFICTLLGGIVISLIAILIPKFNQRELKNLESGKPQENKDLKEFLEFIKPREGYFVTPILIYINIAIFLVMFLSGLGFVSFGGQDLLNWGANYQPYTTNGQWWRLITSVFLHGGFMHLLSNMFGLLFVGLFLEPLLGREKYLTIYLITGTIASLASIWWHDATISVGASGAIFGLYGLFLSLLLTKVFPPQINNIFLVTTLIFIGYNLVMGLTGGIDNAAHIGGLISGFVIGLFMSKSLKSEEQKISKRNK; this comes from the coding sequence ATGATAGTCGATTTTGTAATTCCATTAATATTTCCTGCAATACCCATCATATTTTATTTACGCCAGAGATTAAAGATTTTAAACCTAAAAGCAAAAAACGGAAAGACTTACACAGACTTTTATATATTTATTCTTTGGCTTTCCTTTTCGGTTCCAACAATAATTGCTCAAAACTATCTTAAAACAGCAACTGGAAAATTAACTCAGGTCGAGAATGTTTCTGCAATTTCTAAACAAGAACAAACAAAGTATTACAAAATAAACAGATTGTTCATAGACAAATCTAAGGCTTCCTCTCATACTTTATTTAAACTTAGTGGTAAAAACGATACCAATTTTAACATGTATCTATATGTTGTTGTTCCTGTTTTTGATAAAAAACAAGAAGCATCAAAAGCCTCTAGTTGTAAGTATTGGTTAGGAGTAAGATACCATAATCAGGTTAGCAATAGTCTTAGCCAGTCTAGAAAAGAAAGCGAATACCAAACCTTTGCAAACTTTAGTGAAACCGAATTTAACAAAACCGATTTAAATGATTTTGTATATCTGGAAAGAGTTGGTAACTCTGAAAGTGGTGATGGTTATAAAGAAGCTTTAAAGAATTCTACCAAATTAAATACTACAGATTCAACCATTTTTATTGCTAGCAAAGAACCATTTGAAAATAGAAATGGAAATTCCTTTCTATGGTTTATCTGCACATTATTAGGAGGAATAGTTATATCTCTAATTGCGATTTTAATTCCAAAATTTAACCAAAGAGAATTAAAGAACCTAGAAAGCGGAAAACCCCAAGAAAATAAAGATTTAAAAGAATTCCTGGAATTTATAAAACCAAGAGAAGGCTATTTTGTCACACCAATTTTAATATACATAAATATTGCAATATTTCTAGTCATGTTTCTATCTGGGTTAGGCTTTGTATCATTTGGAGGTCAGGACTTATTAAACTGGGGCGCAAACTACCAACCTTATACAACCAATGGCCAATGGTGGCGACTTATTACAAGTGTATTTCTTCATGGTGGTTTCATGCATTTGCTATCGAATATGTTTGGGCTTTTATTTGTCGGATTGTTTCTCGAACCCCTATTAGGACGAGAGAAATACCTAACAATTTACCTCATTACAGGAACTATTGCCAGCTTAGCGAGTATATGGTGGCATGACGCAACAATAAGTGTAGGCGCATCGGGTGCAATTTTTGGACTTTATGGATTATTCCTAAGTTTGTTATTGACAAAAGTTTTCCCTCCTCAAATCAATAACATTTTTCTGGTTACAACACTCATCTTTATAGGATATAATCTAGTAATGGGGCTTACTGGAGGAATTGATAATGCGGCACATATCGGAGGACTTATCAGCGGTTTTGTAATTGGTCTGTTCATGAGTAAATCTTTAAAATCAGAAGAACAAAAAATATCCAAAAGAAATAAATGA
- a CDS encoding tetratricopeptide repeat-containing sensor histidine kinase yields the protein MHKTRLFSFLFIVLICFSTNSYPQKKSLQKNEIEKLIKEAVENWKINDYEKSLKQSRIALKQAIEINDNYLIAYSYNTIGLNFDDLIMLDKALIFYQKALYYGDKIDNSLLKAKIHNNLGNTYFFYKKEYQKGINHYEKSLEYSQKSPDKARIYLKKLNITWAYFEIKNFDKGLDYLNFVNEFKQYGDESTKVALNMLNALYSDHKNDTIKADAFFKKAISLGNESYEKFDLAKTHEKYADFLFRKHDYKKAYQNIIRLNTLEKELTESIELKKPKLVGVNLELDEYKREVDKIESQYKTKQQSLMREQSRNKKIFSIIVALFFVIIILFYFFYQNTKLKQKNRLKDVQSKIQQNIINASIDGQESERKKIALFLHDNISALLSSAGMHLNVFSTQNEPVSEEILKTKFILEEAHDKVRDLSHELLPTLLVRFGLFYALEDLCEKNSNSTLLFKYSCTIPPKTRYHEKFEIRIYFIISELLNNIIKHSEATIANVSLVENNSNLIINVTDNGKGYKTNEFNIAEGFGLNQIRARIKNLKGKIEVISKIDIGTAIKIEVPIMNQS from the coding sequence ATGCACAAAACTCGATTATTCTCCTTTCTTTTTATAGTACTAATATGTTTTAGCACCAATTCTTATCCTCAAAAAAAATCGCTTCAAAAAAACGAAATTGAAAAATTAATAAAGGAAGCTGTCGAAAACTGGAAAATTAACGATTATGAGAAATCGTTAAAACAATCCCGAATTGCATTAAAACAAGCAATCGAAATCAATGACAATTACCTTATCGCATACAGTTACAATACAATAGGATTAAATTTTGATGATTTGATCATGCTCGACAAAGCTTTAATATTTTATCAAAAAGCACTATATTATGGTGATAAAATCGACAACAGTTTATTAAAAGCCAAAATTCATAACAATCTGGGGAACACCTATTTTTTTTATAAAAAAGAATATCAAAAAGGAATCAATCATTACGAAAAATCACTGGAATATAGCCAGAAATCCCCCGATAAAGCAAGAATATACCTTAAAAAATTAAATATTACCTGGGCTTATTTTGAGATTAAAAATTTTGATAAAGGTTTAGATTATTTAAATTTTGTAAATGAATTTAAACAATATGGAGATGAATCTACAAAGGTTGCTCTCAATATGTTAAATGCTTTATATAGCGACCATAAAAATGACACTATAAAAGCTGATGCCTTTTTTAAGAAAGCAATTTCTCTAGGAAATGAAAGCTATGAAAAATTTGATTTAGCCAAAACACATGAAAAATATGCAGACTTCTTATTCAGAAAACATGATTACAAAAAAGCTTACCAGAACATAATCCGACTTAATACTCTGGAAAAAGAACTTACGGAATCTATAGAATTAAAAAAGCCAAAACTTGTAGGTGTTAATCTTGAATTAGATGAATATAAAAGAGAAGTTGATAAAATAGAATCTCAATATAAAACGAAGCAACAATCTTTAATGCGGGAACAGTCCCGCAACAAAAAGATTTTTAGCATTATAGTTGCACTGTTCTTTGTTATCATCATCTTGTTTTATTTTTTCTACCAAAACACCAAACTTAAACAGAAAAACAGGCTTAAAGATGTACAAAGTAAAATACAACAAAACATCATTAATGCAAGTATCGACGGTCAGGAAAGCGAACGTAAAAAAATAGCCTTGTTTTTGCATGATAACATTAGTGCATTATTGTCTTCGGCAGGAATGCATCTAAACGTATTTTCGACACAAAATGAACCTGTATCTGAAGAAATTCTTAAAACAAAATTTATTCTAGAAGAAGCTCATGATAAAGTACGAGATTTGTCTCATGAACTCTTACCAACATTGCTAGTTCGTTTTGGTTTGTTTTATGCGCTGGAAGATTTGTGTGAAAAAAACTCAAACTCGACTCTCCTTTTCAAATATTCTTGTACTATTCCGCCTAAAACACGCTATCATGAAAAATTCGAAATAAGAATCTATTTTATAATTTCAGAACTTTTAAACAATATCATAAAACACAGTGAAGCGACCATTGCCAATGTTTCATTGGTAGAAAACAATTCAAATCTTATTATTAATGTAACCGATAACGGAAAAGGCTATAAGACCAATGAATTTAACATTGCCGAAGGTTTTGGTCTAAATCAGATTAGAGCAAGAATAAAAAATTTGAAAGGCAAAATCGAAGTTATATCCAAAATTGATATAGGAACCGCAATTAAAATTGAAGTTCCGATAATGAATCAATCATAA
- a CDS encoding response regulator transcription factor — protein sequence MKNKIRVHLADDHQVLIDGLTNLLHTVSDFEVVGSSLNGMNIYNDVTTNNTSILVLDISMPQKDGIEVLKEFSEKGFPCKVIILSSYDDLKIIKEVMNLGASGYLTKKCAGENIIEAIEAVNKGEEYFCDSVREKIFTTFTKGNPKLNERTREENSILSSRELEIITLISLEYSGKEISELLFISTNTVETHRKNIMKKLKTKNTIGLVKYAIKNNLIKS from the coding sequence ATGAAAAACAAAATACGAGTACACCTAGCCGACGATCATCAAGTACTTATCGACGGGCTTACTAATTTATTGCATACTGTTTCTGACTTTGAAGTTGTAGGATCATCTTTAAACGGAATGAATATTTACAATGATGTCACCACAAATAATACTAGCATCTTAGTTTTAGATATAAGCATGCCTCAAAAAGATGGAATAGAGGTTCTTAAGGAGTTCTCAGAAAAAGGGTTCCCTTGTAAAGTAATAATACTTTCTAGCTACGACGATTTAAAAATCATCAAAGAAGTAATGAATCTTGGAGCCAGTGGCTACCTAACCAAAAAATGTGCAGGTGAAAACATCATCGAAGCAATTGAAGCTGTAAACAAAGGCGAAGAATATTTTTGTGACTCCGTAAGAGAGAAAATATTTACCACATTTACAAAAGGAAATCCTAAACTTAATGAACGAACTAGAGAAGAAAATTCCATTTTGAGTTCACGAGAATTAGAAATAATCACATTAATTTCACTTGAATATAGTGGGAAAGAAATTAGTGAATTACTTTTTATTAGTACCAATACTGTAGAAACACATCGCAAAAATATCATGAAAAAACTAAAGACCAAAAATACTATTGGTCTGGTAAAATATGCAATTAAAAATAATTTGATAAAATCATAA